A genomic segment from Thamnophis elegans isolate rThaEle1 chromosome 3, rThaEle1.pri, whole genome shotgun sequence encodes:
- the NDUFB6 gene encoding NADH dehydrogenase [ubiquinone] 1 beta subcomplex subunit 6: protein MVAGFGAATQRPPRGGDRLHTGGELRRQQLRELRRRWLKDQELSPRKPVLPPRKLGFVEAFWQRFLQPEKLWKRQVFKIYNAGKFTIINLIIPLWIAHYLVKYHAQLTPHGIVQQKPTIYPGDRVEEKGIPSAPYGTAAEIPFCED, encoded by the exons ATGGTCGCGGGGTTCGGGGCTGCAACCCAGAGACCTCCCCGAGGAGGTGATCGGCTACACACCGGAGGAGAACTCCGGCGCCAACAGCTGCGGGAGCTCCGGCGCCGCTGGCTCAAAGACCAGGAGCTGAGCCCCCGGAAACCGGTCCTTCCCCCGCGGAAGCTCGGCTTTGTGGAAGCTTTCTGGCAGCGCTTCCTTCAGCCCGAGAAGTTGTGGAAGAGACAG gtATTCAAAATCTACAATGCTGGAAAATTTACTATAATTAACCTTATTATTCCTCTCTGGATTGCCCATTATCTTGTCAAGTATCATGcccag CTTACTCCCCATGGTATTGTTCAGCAAAAACCTACAATATATCCA gGAGACAGGGTGGAGGAAAAAGGAATTCCCTCAGCGCCATATGGAACTGCAGCAGAAATACCATTTTGTGAAGACTGA
- the SMIM27 gene encoding small integral membrane protein 27 yields the protein MALVNCRTLEWFYSLILLAIVLLSWGYVIYATRIAAKWHLKEMYPTQAQNI from the exons ATGGCGCTGGTAAACTGCCGAACTCTGGAATGGTTCTACTCGCTG ATTCTTCTTGCTATTGTATTGCTTTCATGGGGCTACGTCATTTATGCAACTCGAATAGCAGCCAAATGGCACTTAAAGGAGATGTATCCCACACAAGCCCAGAATATTTAA